One region of Quercus lobata isolate SW786 chromosome 2, ValleyOak3.0 Primary Assembly, whole genome shotgun sequence genomic DNA includes:
- the LOC115974036 gene encoding protein NRT1/ PTR FAMILY 1.1-like produces the protein MDQLVAEESMETPSNQNTTEQSLRPSRKGGYRTMPFIIVNESFEKVASYGLMPNMIFYLMNGYHIETATGTSILFMWSAISNALAIVGAFLSDSFLGRFWVIALGSFSSLPGMTLLWLTAVIPKLKPPPCAQFSSNCGSASPGQLIVLLSSFGLMSIGAGCIRPCSMAFGADQLDKKDNPKNERLLQSFFSWYYASIGVSTVLALTIIVYIQDHLGWKVGFGVPAILMVVSALMFLFGSSLYVKVKVEKSLFIGFIQVLVAAFRKRNLPLSAKNVEYHYGKDPNIIAPTDKLRCLNRACIIRDPQKDLNPEGSPINPWNLCTIDQVESLKALLRVIPMWSTGFMILVSLNQNSFSTLQASMMDRHLGPKIQIPAGSFTVFTIITLTIWVAIYDRAIVPLLAKLTGKPRGLGTKMRMGIGLVLSALAMAVSAIVENIRRNIAIDLGLADKPRVVMDMSAMWLIPQYCLFGLAEAFNAIGQIEFYFSQFPRNMSSIAMALFTLGMAVANLVGSFLVKIVDKATKKGGNESWLSRNLNEGHLDYYYWLITIMCVVNFLYFLGCCWAYGPSEDARAKMKDNGLEQMESKEDVCKARTPLLV, from the exons ATGGATCAGCTAGTTGCAGAGGAGAGCATGGAAACTCCTTCAAACCAAAATACAACCGAGCAATCATTAAGACCCAGCAGAAAGGGTGGCTATAGAACCATGCCCTTCATCATAG TGAATGAATCATTTGAGAAAGTAGCCAGCTACGGACTGATGCCGAACATGATCTTCTATTTGATGAACGGATATCACATTGAGACTGCAACTGGAACAAGCATATTGTTCATGTGGTCAGCCATATCCAATGCCCTAGCTATTGTGGGCGCTTTCCTCTCTGATTCTTTCTTGGGCCGGTTCTGGGTCATCGCCTTGGGATCCTTCTCTAGCCTTCCG GGCATGACACTACTATGGCTAACAGCCGTAATTCCAAAGTTAAAGCCTCCTCCTTGTGCCCAATTTAGCAGCAATTGCGGCTCAGCCAGTCCTGGTCAACTCATTGTCTTGCTATCCTCTTTCGGGCTCATGTCCATTGGTGCTGGCTGCATCAGACCATGTTCCATGGCCTTTGGTGCAGACCAGTTGGACAAGAAAGACAACCCCAAAAATGAGAGACTTTTACAGAGCTTCTTCAGTTGGTACTATGCATCAATAGGAGTTTCAACAGTTCTTGCATTGACTATCATTGTCTATATTCAAGACCACTTGGGATGGAAAGTTGGTTTTGGAGTTCCTGCAATTCTAATGGTGGTTTCAGCCCTAATGTTCTTGTTTGGCTCTTCTCTTTATGTAAAAGTGAAGGTTGAAAAAAGCTTGTTTATTGGTTTTATTCAAGTACTAGTGGCTGCCTTCAGGAAAAGAAATCTTCCACTCTCGGCCAAGAATGTAGAGTACCATTATGGCAAAGACCCAAACATCATTGCTCCAACTGATAAACTAAG GTGTCTCAACAGAGCTTGCATTATCAGAGATCCTCAGAAAGACTTAAACCCAGAAGGCTCACCTATTAATCCATGGAACCTCTGCACAATAGATCAAGTAGAATCACTCAAAGCACTGCTGAGAGTCATCCCCATGTGGTCTACTGGTTTCATGATACTAGTTAGTTTGAACCAAAACTCATTTTCCACACTCCAAGCTAGCATGATGGACCGACACCTTGGTCCCAAGATTCAAATTCCAGCAGGATCATTCACTGTGTTCACAATTATCACATTAACTATCTGGGTCGCCATATATGACCGTGCAATTGTTCCATTACTTGCAAAGCTTACCGGAAAGCCACGCGGGCTTGGAACAAAAATGCGCATGGGAATTGGGTTAGTACTATCTGCCTTGGCCATGGCTGTGTCTGCGATAGTTGAGAACATAAGGAGGAATATTGCCATTGATCTAGGCCTTGCTGATAAGCCAAGGGTGGTGATGGACATGTCTGCAATGTGGCTAATTCCACAATATTGCTTGTTTGGGTTGGCTGAGGCTTTCAATGCAATTGGCCAGATTGAATTCTATTTCTCTCAGTTTCCAAGGAACATGTCAAGTATTGCAATGGCTCTTTTCACGCTGGGAATGGCTGTGGCTAACTTGGTGGGTAGTTTTCTGGTGAAGATTGTTGATAAAGCTACAAAGAAAGGAGGGAATGAGAGTTGGCTTTCTAGGAATCTGAATGAGGGTCACTTGGATTATTACTATTGGCTCATCACCATAATGTGTgtagttaattttttatattttcttggtTGTTGTTGGGCTTATGGACCTAGTGAGGATGCAAGGGCTAAAATGAAGGATAATGGGCTAGAACAAATGGAAAGTAAAGAAGATGTGTGCAAAGCAAGAACACCACTCTTGGTTTGA
- the LOC115977532 gene encoding F-box/kelch-repeat protein At3g23880-like has translation MRICKARRQSFTIPNDLVEDILSRLPVKSLMRFKCVSKAWHTLISSCRFAKSHFQRASQNPSCMNVIVFTDNCVLSLGYEALFQTCVHGQPVDVDFQGFPLWGEEYVETNLASCNGLVCIELYNRRKRTSEYLVWNPSTKSYKNIPRPTSTPDSMSCWFYRFGFGYDYSTDDHKIVRPFQIFPFDMKRIEIFSLKTFTWKTILVDVDNIYNCSLPLIPKTTYCNGAIYWSARKYGKPSIVYFDLAEEIFHELPWPESVLYCIRDRSSGKCFYTTGLWELGTFGEHLCLSVCTGESRKNLCIQLWVMKESWTRLATIPYLGTCLRPMCVSKNGEKVLMRETQVKYVGITGEWYYKLVEWNLTDHTCTSILCDPNPRMEAATYVESLYLQ, from the coding sequence ATGCGAATCTGCAAGGCACGACGGCAAAGCTTTACGATCCCAAATGACCTCGTCGAGGACATACTTTCAAGACTACCTGTGAAGTCTCTTATGCGATTCAAGTGCGTATCCAAAGCATGGCACACTTTGATTAGTAGTTGCCGATTCGCTAAATCCCATTTTCAGAGAGCATCTCAAAACCCCAGCTGCATGAACGTCATTGTTTTTACTGACAATTGTGTTTTATCGTTAGGTTATGAAGCACTATTTCAAACCTGTGTTCATGGTCAACCAGTTGATGTTGATTTTCAAGGTTTTCCATTGTGGGGTGAAGAATATGTTGAGACAAACTTGGCTTCTTGCAATGGCTTGGTATGTATTGAATTATATAACAGGCGCAAACGTACATCTGAATATTTGGTTTGGAACCCATCTACCAAAAGTTACAAAAACATACCAAGACCAACATCAACACCTGATTCAATGTCTTGTTGGTTTTACCGTTTTGGTTTTGGCTATGATTATTCCACTGATGATCATAAGATAGTAAGGCCTTTCCAGATTTTCCCTTTTGATATGAAAAGGATTGAGATCTTTTCACTCAAGACCTTTACTTGGAAGACAATTCTGGTGGATGTGGACAATATTTATAACTGCAGTCTTCCATTGATCCCAAAGACTACCTACTGCAACGGGGCAATTTATTGGAGTGCTAGGAAATATGGGAAGCCGTCAATCGTTTATTTTGACTTAGCAGAGGAGATATTTCATGAGCTGCCATGGCCAGAATCTGTTTTGTATTGCATAAGAGACAGATCATCAGGAAAATGTTTCTATACAACAGGTTTATGGGAGTTGGGGACTTTTGGAGAACACCTGTGTCTATCTGTGTGCACTGGCGAATCCCGCAAAAACTTGTGTATTCAGCTATGGGTGATGAAGGAATCTTGGACTAGATTGGCGACCATTCCATATTTGGGCACTTGTTTGAGGCCTATGTGCGTGTCAAAGAATGGTGAAAAGGTTTTAATGCGGGAGACTCAAGTTAAATATGTTGGAATAACCGGAGAATGGTATTACAAATTGGTAGAATGGAATTTGACAGATCATACCTGTACAAGTATATTATGTGATCCCAATCCAAGAATGGAAGCAGCTACATATGTGGAAAGCCTTTATCTGCAATGA
- the LOC115974037 gene encoding serine/threonine-protein kinase 24-like, with the protein MADGEVQYPSTSRSYKLISIISSSASSTVYKAEYSNTVVAVKIIHLEKSGSNLENGLRDAREVSHENVLTAYCFFRSNDCIWVILPFMYSLTSIKDYLPHRLNEQQIAIILKPTLTALSFLHGQNIFHRNLKLSNILIDSNGSVKISDFGTSSSSSKYVKSKKSVLYWIAPEARNSRQRNNDNAKADIWSFGICALELFHGGPPITCLPNSKPLLQQIRERIELPDGYENYITNPRKLSEKFCEVVKSCLSPNPESRPTAKELLRYQFFKNRRNSEVCLKKLVNEVEGKVREISEPNITLGKFDETLGLLKSGGGVDDRRVTMQIQVPSQAHTENIEADGMVHRATKRSRVVHANSTQNIESIATIDRVTQTINESTQANVGPSANGHVNVGLQSEIVEPPNGSTQNIGTNGTIDRVTQSQHFQTINESTHVNVSPSVNGHVNEDTRSQLYEPPNGSTQNIETYGIVGRVSQSGPSDNGHVNEGTQSQPFQPPPASTQDIGTYDTVRRVTQRIGAGHARIPTSRPSQLPHESTLVIKGPSGNGQVNEEGPHSRPSRPATESTLSPSANETNEAITMDYPDDPDLIFQRIWLRNWDEKLK; encoded by the exons ATGGCTGATGGAGAGGTCCAATATCCATCAACTTCTCGCTCCTACAAATTGATTAGTATAATTTCTAGCAGTGCTAGTTCCACGGTTTACAAGGCCGAGTATTCGAACACTGTGGTGGCAGTCAAAATAATTCATCTTGAAAAATCGGGTTCAAATTTGGAGAATGGTTTACGTGATGCAAGAGAAGTCTCACATGAAAACGTCCTTACTGCCTACTGTTTCTTTAGATCTAATGATTGTATTTGGGTGATATTGCCATTCATGTATTCTTTAACATCGATAAAAGATTATTTGCCTCATAGGTTAAACGAGCAACAAATTGCCATTATTTTGAAACCAACACTAACGGCATTGTCTTTTCTTCACGGACAGAATATATTTCACAGAAACTTGAAGCTATCTAATATTTTGATAGACTCGAATGGATCAGTTAAAATCTCTGACTTTGGTACCTCGAGCTCAAGTTCCAAGTATGTAAAAAGCAAAAAGTCAGTGTTATATTGGATTGCACCAGAGGCAAGAAACTCACGACAACGTAATAATGACAATGCTAAGGCTGATATATGGAGTTTTGGAATTTGCGCATTAGAATTATTTCATGGTGGTCCTCCTATAACTTGCCTCCCTAATTCAAAGCCTTTGCTACAACAAATTAGAGAAAGGATTGAATTGCCAGATGGGTATGAGAATTATATtacaaatccaagaaaattgTCCGAAAAATTCTGTGAAGTAGTGAAGAGTTGCTTGAGTCCAAATCCTGAAAGCAGGCCCACAGCCAAAGAATTGCTACGTTACCAATTTTTCAAGAATCGCAGGAATAGTGAGGTTTGTCTCAAAAAACTGGTGAATGAGGTTGAAGGCAAGGTTAGGGAGATTAGTGAACCCAATATTACTTTGGGCAAATTTGATGAAACGTTAGGCTTATTAAAATCAGGTGGTGGAGTTGATGATAGAAGGGTTACCATGCAGATTCAAGTACCTTCTCAAGCACACACTGAG AATATTGAGGCTGATGGTATGGTTCATAGGGCAACTAAGCGAAGTAGAGTAGTACACGCTAATTCCACTCAG AATATTGAGTCTATTGCTACAATTGATAGGGTTACTCAAACAATCAATGAGTCAACTCAAGCAAATGTAGGTCCTAGTGCCAATGGACATGTAAATGTGGGTCTTCAGTCTGAAATTGTTGAACCACCCAATGGGTCAACTCAG AATATTGGGACTAATGGAACAATTGATAGGGTTACTCAATCTCAACATTTTCAAACAATCAATGAGTCAACTCATGTAAATGTAAGTCCTAGTGTCAATGGACATGTAAATGAGGATACTCGGTCTCAACTTTATGAACCACCCAATGGGTCAACTCAG AATATTGAGACTTATGGTATAGTTGGTAGGGTTTCTCAATCGGGTCCTAGTGATAATGGACATGTAAATGAGGGTACTCAATCTCAACCTTTTCAACCACCCCCTGCATCAACTCAG GATATTGGGACTTATGATACGGTTCGTAGGGTTACTCAGCGGATTGGAGCTGGTCATGCTAGGATTCCTACATCTCGACCTTCTCAATTACCACACGAGTCAACTCTAGTAATTAAGGGTCCTAGTGGCAATGGACAGGTAAATGAGGAGGGTCCTCACTCTCGACCTTCTAGACCAGCCACTGAGTCAACTCTGAGTCCTAGTGCCAATGAGACCAATGAGGCTATTACTATGGACTACCCTGATGATCCAGATCTAATTTTTCAAAGGATTTGGCTGAGAAATTGGGATGAAAAGTTAAAGTAA